In Aegilops tauschii subsp. strangulata cultivar AL8/78 chromosome 3, Aet v6.0, whole genome shotgun sequence, one genomic interval encodes:
- the LOC109757135 gene encoding protein STRICTOSIDINE SYNTHASE-LIKE 10-like, which yields MDQCCCYIRAASSLDLSIKPSHPAQVLINQESKSQGDNQQIDNNMGCSMSRLLKTTVTLIILVLLLMPGALAATSFDASRSQQLPLPRGTVHGPESVAFDGQGQGPYSGVSDGRILKWNGEKLGWTTYAYGPGYDSRTCMPSKFSPETETARESRCGRPLGLRFNQKSGDLYVADAYKGLMRVAPGGGEATVLVNQVDGFPLHFTNGVDVDQVTGQVYFTDSSMNYQRSQHEMVTRTGDSTGRLMRYDPRTSDVTVLQAGMTYPNGVALSADRTHLVVASTGPCKLLRHWIKGVNAGTSEPFADLPGYPDNVRPDTKGGYWVALHREKNELPFGRDSHRLAVRVGNDAKIVEEMRGPKKVRPTEIMKRANGKIYLGSVELPYVGVVKRK from the coding sequence ATGGATCAATGCTGCTGCTATATAAGAGCAGCCTCCAGCTTGGATCTCTCCATCAAACCAAGCCATCCAGCGCAGGTGCTTATTAACCAAGAGTCCAAGAGCCAAGGAGACAACCAGCAGATCGACAACAACATGGGGTGCAGCATGAGCCGCCTCCTCAAGACCACCGTCACGCTGATCATCCTCGTCCTTCTCCTCATGCCCGGGGCCTTAGCCGCCACTAGCTTCGATGCCTCACGAAGCCAACAGCTGCCGCTGCCGCGTGGGACGGTCCACGGGCCGGAGAGCGTCGCCTTCGACGGTCAAGGCCAGGGCCCCTACAGCGGCGTCTCTGACGGCCGGATCCTCAAGTGGAACGGCGAAAAGCTAGGATGGACTACCTATGCATATGGACCCGGCTACGATAGCAGGACGTGCATGCCGTCCAAGTTCAGCCCGGAGACTGAGACTGCCAGAGAGAGCCGCTGCGGCCGTCCGCTCGGCCTACGGTTCAACCAGAAATCGGGTGACCTCTACGTGGCCGACGCATACAAGGGGCTGATGCGGGTTgcgccgggcggcggggaggCCACCGTGTTGGTCAACCAGGTTGACGGTTTTCCTCTGCACTTCACCAACGGTGTTGACGTCGATCAAGTTACGGGTCAGGTCTACTTCACCGACAGCTCGATGAACTATCAAAGGTCGCAGCATGAGATGGTCACTCGCACTGGGGACTCGACGGGCCGCCTCATGAGGTACGACCCACGGACATCCGATGTCACGGTGCTCCAGGCGGGCATGACGTACCCCAACGGCGTCGCGCTCAGCGCCGACCGCACTCACCTCGTGGTCGCATCTACCGGACCATGCAAGCTGCTGAGGCATTGGATCAAAGGGGTCAACGCAGGCACATCGGAGCCTTTTGCCGACCTGCCCGGCTATCCAGATAACGTGAGGCCCGACACCAAAGGAGGCTATTGGGTGGCGTTACACCGCGAGAAGAATGAGTTACCCTTTGGTCGTGATAGTCATCGTCTCGCTGTCAGGGTCGGTAACGATGCTAAGATAGTCGAGGAGATGAGAGGGCCAAAGAAGGTGAGGCCCACCGAGATTATGAAGAGAGCAAATGGCAAAATCTACTTGGGTTCGGTAGAGCTTCCTTATGTCGGCGTTGTTAAGCGCAAGTAG